In Acidobacteriota bacterium, the genomic window AGCACCGACAGGATCACCAGCATGGCCAAGGCGGCGCGCCCCAGGCGCACGCCGCCGAAGGCGAAGGCGTAACCGGCCTTGGCGAAGTTGTTGCTCGCCGTGGCCACCACCACCGCCGCCGCGGCCGTGGCGACGAAGCTGGCGTCGGCCAGGGACTGGGCCAAGCCCAGAATGAACGGGTCCACGTCCACGAGGCCCAGGATCAGCGCCAGTCCGAAGACGCCTGTCTGCCCGAACTGCTGGAAGGCGAACCGGGTGGCCACCAGCATGGCCACGAAGATCGCCGCGAACAGGAAGGCGGTTCCCAGCTCCAGCGGGTTGCGGCCGGGCTTGTAGTCGGCCCCGTTGTTCCGCTCCTGCCGGCGAAGGCACCGCCACATCCACCAGCCGCCGCCGCCGAGCGCCAGCAGGCCCAGCGCCAGGAAGAGCACCGCCAGCCGGTCGAACAGCGGCCGGCCGAACAGGAACAGCAGTGCCAGGATCCGCAGGTACATGATCCCCGACGCCATCACGATTCCGCCGGCGTAAGCGGCCGGCTCCGGCTTGTCCTTGGCCTGCTTCGCCAGGACCACAGTCGTGGCCGTGCTCGAGTAGATCCCGCCCAGCAGCGAGGCGAGGAACAGGCCGCCGCGGTCGTGGAACCGGCGCTGCAGCAGGTAGCTGGCGTAGGAGATGCCGCTCACCGCGATCACCACCAGCCACGCCTTGTACGGATTGATGGCGAACGGCGTGTACTCGCGGTTGGGCACCACCGGCAGGATCACCGCGGTGATGATGAGGAACTTGGCGAAGGTGGCCACCTCGTGGGCCGAGATCCGCTGGGCCAGGTTCTCCAGCACGTGCTTCATGTGGACGAGGAGCACCACCACCACCGTCGCCGCCAGCGCCAGCCAGTACTCACCCGACGCGACCACCGCCCCCAGGGTGTAGGTGGCCAAGGCCGAAAACTCGGTGGTGAAGCCGGGCAGGTCGCGCTCCACCTTGGACCAGTAGAGGATCGCCAGCAGCGTCCCCAGCACCAGCAGCCCGGCGGTGAACGGGATGTAGTCGCCCGGCGCCACCACGGTGAGGAGGAAGCCGCTGATGGCGATGAGGGGATAGGTCCGGACGCCGCCGAAGAAGAATGTGGGCTTGGTCTCCCGGCGCTCCTCCAGCTGGAAGCCGATCATCAGCGACAGGAACAGGGTGACCATCAGGCCGATGCCTTCGGGCGGCACGTTGGCCAGGATCCACTGCATCATGGGCGCTTGCCTCTCTGCCGGCGATCGATCACGGGATGAATCGGGTCGATTATATCATCCTCCTTGGATTTTGCAGCGTCCGCCGCTATACTGGTGCGGGCTACCAAGCCCCCGCCCGATCTCCCCCGACGAGGCCCGCCCGCCATGTCCATGAAAGACGATCTGCTGAGGATTCTCGACCAGCTCCACCGGGAGCACGTGTCCAGGCAGGAGCTGGCCGAGCGGCTCGACGCCGGCGCGGAGGACCGCCAGGCGTTCCGCGCGGCCGTGCGCGAGCTCGAGGCCGACGGCGTGCTGATCCGCGTCAAGCGGAACTACTACGCCGTCCGCGGCCGGGCCCGCCTGGTCACGGGCAAGCTGCAGTGCCACCGGAGCGGGTTCGGCTTCGTCATCGCCGATCCCGACTGCCACCCCGGCGGCGACGTGTACGTCCGCGCCGCCGATCTCGGCGACGCCACCCACGGCGACCGGGTGGCGGTCCAGCTCCTCGACGCCCGCCCGGGCGCCGCGCCGGAGCCGCCCCGCCCCGGCCGGTCCGGCCCCCGGCTCGAGGGGCGGGTCGTCCGCGTCCTGGAACGGGGGACGCCGCGGATCATCGGCCGGATCCTGTTCCTGAAAAAGCCGGTGGTGATCCCGCTCGACCCGCGGTTTCACTATACCGTGCACCCCGTGAACACCGATGCGTTCGAGCTGGCCGACGGTGACATTGTTTCGGTGTCCCTGACCACGGAACCGTCCACCCGCACACGGCCCGAAGGCCGGATCGTGGCGCTGGTGGGCAAGCCCGACGACCCGGAGCTGCCGTACAAGATCGCCCTGAGCCAGCACGACATCCCCACCGAGTTCCCGCCCGAGGCCCTGGCCGAAGCGCGGCGCGCACCGAAGGCGATCACCGCCGTGGAACTCGCCGACCGCGCGGACCTGCGCCACCTCCCGGCCGTCACCATCGACGGCGAAACCGCCTTCGACTTCGACGACGCCGTCAACGCCGTGCGGTGCCCCGATGGCCATTACACCCTCTGGGTGCACATCGCCGATGTCTCCCACTACGTGCCTCCTGACGGCGCCGTGGACCGCGACGCGCTGCGCCGCGGCACCTCGG contains:
- a CDS encoding MgtC/SapB family protein; translation: MMQWILANVPPEGIGLMVTLFLSLMIGFQLEERRETKPTFFFGGVRTYPLIAISGFLLTVVAPGDYIPFTAGLLVLGTLLAILYWSKVERDLPGFTTEFSALATYTLGAVVASGEYWLALAATVVVVLLVHMKHVLENLAQRISAHEVATFAKFLIITAVILPVVPNREYTPFAINPYKAWLVVIAVSGISYASYLLQRRFHDRGGLFLASLLGGIYSSTATTVVLAKQAKDKPEPAAYAGGIVMASGIMYLRILALLFLFGRPLFDRLAVLFLALGLLALGGGGWWMWRCLRRQERNNGADYKPGRNPLELGTAFLFAAIFVAMLVATRFAFQQFGQTGVFGLALILGLVDVDPFILGLAQSLADASFVATAAAAVVVATASNNFAKAGYAFAFGGVRLGRAALAMLVILSVLSVASLLVI